TGACGATCTGGTCGGCGGCGCCGAAGGTGAACTGTCCGCGGGACCGCTCGGTCGCGTCCCACTTCATCTCGTTCTCGGGTGTGACCGAGTTGAACTCGCGGTCCAGGATGCCGGTGTACGTTCCGTCGCCGAGCCGCCCGGCGGCCACGGCGGTTCCGAAGTACCGTCCGGACTGGGCCGCTTGGGCGCCCAGCGTGTCGGCCTGGACGCCGTCGGGTGCGCCGGTCGCGGTCCCGGGCGTCATCATCGCGGCCGCGGCCAGCAGGCCTAAGACGGAGGCTCGGCGACGGCCGAGCCGTTTCAGCGGGTTCATCGTTCTCCTCGGGTTGGGGGGTTGGGGGGTTGGGGGGTTGGGGGGTTGGGTGGTGCGATCCATGCCGTCGTTCAGGGCGTGGACAGTTCGAACCGCGTGACGCGGACCGCGCCGCCGAGTGCCTGCGTGGCGTGGTTGAAGAGGGCGAATCGGTACCCCATGAAGAACCGCCAGTCGTTGCCCATGGAGAAGGCGGGCCCGAGGCGGAAGAAGTTGATGCCGTCGGTGCTGTAGGAAAAGATTCCGGGCCGGGACGCTCCGGGACGGATGTCCGCGCTCGCGCGCAGCCGGATGCGGCCGCCGGAGACCGGGGCGCTCGCGACCTCGGTGCCGGTGCCGGTGGTGTTCCAGTTGCTGTCCATGGTCAGCCCGTTGACCATCACAACCCGCGTCACGCCGCTGTCGCGTTTGACCCCGATCCAGGCCGAGGAGTCACGCAGCAGCGCGAGTCCGGCCCGGTCGCCGTCCCGCATCGCCGAGTAGTCGAGCTCGACCGTGGCCGTCGAGGTGGGACCCTGGATGCGGTGGGTGAGCGTGTTGCGGGCCCAGTACAGGTCGTTGGTGACGGTCGCGGTCCGCAGGGTCAGTCCGTTGTCGACCGACCACTTGGTGCTGTCCGGGTTGTGGTTCCACTCCCACCTCGGTTTGAGGGTCGTACCGTCGAAGGTGTCGACGCCGATCATGGGGGTGACCTGGCGGGGTGGAGTGGGCACGGCCGGGCTGGGATACGAGGTGCCCCACGCGCCGTTGACGAGCTGCACGACGGGCCAGCCGTCCGGGGTCCAGGTGATGGGTGCCAGGGCGGGCATCCGGCCGCCGGGGTACGCGTCGACGAAGGCCATGTAGTACCAGGCGCCGCTCTGCGTCTGCACCAGCCCACCCTGGTGCGGGACGCCACCGCCGGGGATCGGACCGCGCAGGTCGAGGAGCACCTGCCGCATCGTGTACGGACCGAAGGGGCCGCTCGACGACTTCAGGATGTACTGCCCGTTCGCGGGGCGGGTCAGGAAGATGTAGTACTGCCCGTTGATCTTGTAGAAGCGGGCCCCCTCCAACGTGCCGACACTCGGCGGTGTGGTGAACACCTGTTGCGTGCGGACCTGGGTGCGACCGTCGCGCGAGAGCTGGGCCACGCTGATGGTGGTGTTCCCGTAGGCCACGTACAGGGTGTCGTCGCTGTCGACGAGGAGCCCCGCGTCGTAGTACGGCGTGCTGATCGTCGTGAGCCTGCTCCATGATCCCTCGACCGTGGTGGCGGTGTAGACGTACGTCCTGGCGAAGTCGATCTGGCCGAGCCAGTAGAAGGTCCGGTTGCTCGGACGGTAGGCCAGCGTCGAGGCCCAGATGCCCCGGACGTAGCCCCGGCCACCGTTCAGGTCGTACTTGGCGCCGAAGTCGAGGGTCGGCACCGAGTGACCGGCGATCTCCCAGTTCACCAGGTCGTAGGAACGCAGGACGGGTGCGCCCGGCGAGTAGTGCATCGTCGAGGCCGAGGCGTAGTAGGTGCCGCCGACGCGGATGACGTCGATGTCCGCGAAGTCCTGCCAGATCACCGGGTTCGTGTACGCCGGGGCGGCCGCGAGAGGCGACTCCCGGACGGGAGCGGCCGCGGCGGTCCGGGAGGCTCCGGCCAGAGGCAGGAAGGCTCCGGTGACCAGGCCGGTGCCGGCGGCCAGCGCCCGGCGGCGGCTCACATATTGACGAGAGCATGACATATCCATGTGTCGCTCCCTCTGCGGATGATTGGCGCTTCGGAGGGTGGATCCCACGGGTGTTCGAGATCGCGAACGGTAATCGACTGGTGAGCATTCTGGATGGTAGGTGGTTGAGAGCTCCCGTCAATATGCCCCGCATGATTCGTTCGAGATAGCGAAATGTTTCGCTGATCCGTGTGCCCGCATGGACGGGGTCGATGGATTCTGAACGATCGACGGAGTTGACAACCCTGGGAACCTCCCTAATATCCGTGACGTCGACGATCCGAAAGTAGATCGAAATTTCCAACGTCCGTACATGTCATGTACCCGCCATGAGCTGACGGCAGTGCAGCAGTCATCCGCTGTCTTGCCCACCTCGAAAGGAGCCCACGGTGCTCAGACGATCAGGCAGACGACTGCTCCACCTCCTCGCGGCCGCCGCGCTGACGGTCACCGCGTCCGTGACGGCCTCCGCGCACTCCGCCGCCTCGGCCGCGCCCGGCAGCCCGGCGCTCACCCCACCGCTGGGATGGAACAGCTGGAACAGCTTCGGATGCGGGATCACCGAGGCCCAGGTACGCCAGGCCGCCGACGCGATGGTGTCCTCGGGCATGCGGGACGCCGGCTACCGGTACGTGGTGGTCGACGACTGCTGGTTCGACCCGCAGCGCGACGCGGCAGGCAACCTGCGCGCCAATCCGGCCAAGTTCCCCAGCGGGATGAAGGCGCTCGGGGACTACATCCACAGCAAGGGCCTGAAGTTCGGCATCTACCAGGCACCGGGCGAGCGCACCTGCGCGCAGACCGTGGGGACCTACCCGGGGTCCACGGGCAGCAAGGGGCACGAGGCCCAGGACGCCGCCACGTTCGCTTCCTGGGGCGTCGACTACCTCAAGTACGACTGGTGTTCCCCGAGCGGCACCCGTGACGAGCAGGTCGCGCGCTTCACGCTGATGCGCGACGCCCTGCGCGCCACCGGGCGGCCGATCGTCTACAGCATCAACCCCAACAGCTTCCACGCCCCCACCGGCGCCACCTACAACTGGGGCGAGGTCGCCGACCTGTGGCGGACGACCGAGGACCTGCTCGACATCTGGCAGAACGGCAACACCAACAGCTATCCGATGGGCGTCGGCAACGTCCTGGACATCACCGCGCCGCTGGCGGCGCAGGCGGGCCCCGGGCACTGGAACGACCCCGACATGCTGGTCGTCGGCCGTCCCGGCCTGTCACTGACCGAGTCCCGCTCGCACTTCGCCCTGTGGGCGCTGATGGGTGCCCCGCTCATGGCCGGCAACGACATCCGCACCATGTCCGCCGACGTGAGCGCGATCCTGCGCAACCCGCGTCTGCTGGCGGTGAACCAGGACCCGCTGGGAGCGGGCGGGCGCAGGGTGCGCGACGACGGCGGCACCGAGGTGTTCGCCAAGGCCCTGTCCGACGGCTCGGTCGCGGTGGGCCTGTTCAACCGGGGAGGCGGTACAGCGACGGTCAGCACCACGGCCGCGCAAGTCGGCCTGTCCGGCGGGGCGTTCACCCTCACGGACCTGTGGACCGGCAACGCGTCGAGCACGTCCGGACAGATCTCGGCGAGTGTCCCCGCGCACGGCGTGGCCGTGTTCCGGGTGACCGGGGGCAGCCCGCAGACCGCCACCACGTCGCGGCTGCGCGGCAACGCATCCGGCCGCTGCCTGGACGTGGACAACGCCTCCACCGCTGCCGGGGCCACGGTACTGATCTGGGACTGCCACACGGCCGCCAACCAGCTGTGGACCACGTGGGCCGGCGGCGAGATCCGCGTCTTCGGCGACAAGTGCCTGGACGCCTCCAACCAGGGCACCACCAACGGCACCCGTGTCATCACCTGGCCCTGCAACGGCCAGAACAACCAGAAGTGGACCGTCGGCGCCGACGGGTCGGTCCGCAACGTTCATGCCGGGCTGTGCCTCGACGCAGACCGGGCCGGCACCGCCAACGGAACGCCGCTGGTCCTGTGGACCTGTAACGGCCAGGCCAACCAGAAGTGGACCCGCGCGTGACACCCCGCTCCGGCCGGGCAAGGCGATGTTCCAACAGTCTGCCGAGCGTGGAGGCCAAGCCCGTGGTCGTCGTGAGTCCCGACGACCACGGGCGGGCAGCGCCTCGTGCGGCGGGCACGTAGCCGTCGGTTGCCTCCTTGTTTCGCCATAAGTTCCTTATTACCTCGCGTCATCAGGTGCAGCGCTTCGACGGCTGGCAGGACCTGCCGGACTCGGTCACCGTTGCCATGGGCACCGCCCCCGACGGCCGGCGCGTCCACGTCGTCCACAACTGGAACTGGCAGCCGGCCACCGCCCAGGCCCCGGTGGACCTGACCGATGCCCTGGAGGGCGACGTGGTCCCGGCCGGTACGTCCGTGCGGCTCGGTGCCTGGGACGTTCGTGTCCGTGCCGCTGCACCGGGAGCTGCCGCGGAGGAGCGGTGACATCCGCCACCGCGGCAGCGAATGGGGTCGATGCGGACCTCAGACGGCGAAGGCGCCGCGAGCCGCACCGCGCCACGCAGTCCGAGGCGGACGTCATACGGGAAAAGCGTGAGCACTGCCAGTACCGGACCGTCGCCCAGCGACAGTTCCACCGTGCCCTCACCAGCGGCCTCCACCGTGATCCCGGCAGCCCCTTTTCCGAAGTCACAGTCACGGAACACCAGCTCGCCCCTCCGGCCGGCCACAGGCGCGACGGAGTCACCCGACGTCTTCGCGCGGTCCACGATCTCCGTGTCGCTCTGGTCGTCGAAGTCCACCGCGTTCAGGCACGCCCTCGCCCCGGTCGATGAGGGAGAGTTCGGTGTCGGTGGCGTCGGTGCAGGGAATGCGCACGACGGCCGGCGGCATATCGACGGCGATGACGTCGCCCCTCGCGCACGCCCCGGACGAGCGGAAGAATTGCGGCAAGGGACGGCGAACTGGACGGGGGTGCCCGTGCAGTAGCCGCCCGACGAGACCTTGCCGATCAGCCCCGATTCCGCGCCCCGTACGCTCGTCCGTCAACAGGCCGACATAGACGGAGAGGACGCATGGCAACGGACAGGGACATACGCGGGCTCGCGGCAGGAGCCGACGGAGCGGCCCAGCCGGCCGAGAACGCTCCTCCTCGACGCCGTACGGGCCCGATTCACTGGTTTCTGTTCAACAGCGCATGCGTAGCGGCCTCGGTGGCCCTGATGTGGTTCGCGCCGGTGGTGCCCCTTCCGGCCTTCCTGCGCGGCCCGGCCTTCGTCACCTCCGCGCTGGCGATACCCCTGGCGCTCGTCCTGGTGCCGGCCTTCTTGCTCCGCCGCGTCACTCACAAGAAGCCGCCGAAACTGGCCGCCGGGGCGCTCACCGTTGCCGTCATCGCCGCAGTCGTGTTGGCGATCATCACCCGAGAGGCCGGCGAGGAGCGGGGGCTGGAGAAGCGGGGCCGGTGGACCGAGGCCGTCGTGGTCGACGTCGACAACGGCAAGACCGACGAGTGTACGCTCCGCACCCGCGACGGCCGGGAGATCTCACCTCAGATGACGGACGGCTGCGACCCGGAAAGGGTTGAGCCAGGCGACAAACTGCGCGTGCTGTACGACCCCCAGGGCGCAGCTGGTCCGTTGGAGGACGAGGACACGGAAGTGGACCTGGACCCCGGCGCGCACAAAGGGACAATCGGCGGCCTGGCAGCGCTGATCGTCGTGACAGGCACGTGGGGCTGTGTACGGGTGACTCGGG
The genomic region above belongs to Streptomyces coeruleorubidus and contains:
- a CDS encoding glycoside hydrolase family 43 protein — encoded protein: MSCSRQYVSRRRALAAGTGLVTGAFLPLAGASRTAAAAPVRESPLAAAPAYTNPVIWQDFADIDVIRVGGTYYASASTMHYSPGAPVLRSYDLVNWEIAGHSVPTLDFGAKYDLNGGRGYVRGIWASTLAYRPSNRTFYWLGQIDFARTYVYTATTVEGSWSRLTTISTPYYDAGLLVDSDDTLYVAYGNTTISVAQLSRDGRTQVRTQQVFTTPPSVGTLEGARFYKINGQYYIFLTRPANGQYILKSSSGPFGPYTMRQVLLDLRGPIPGGGVPHQGGLVQTQSGAWYYMAFVDAYPGGRMPALAPITWTPDGWPVVQLVNGAWGTSYPSPAVPTPPRQVTPMIGVDTFDGTTLKPRWEWNHNPDSTKWSVDNGLTLRTATVTNDLYWARNTLTHRIQGPTSTATVELDYSAMRDGDRAGLALLRDSSAWIGVKRDSGVTRVVMVNGLTMDSNWNTTGTGTEVASAPVSGGRIRLRASADIRPGASRPGIFSYSTDGINFFRLGPAFSMGNDWRFFMGYRFALFNHATQALGGAVRVTRFELSTP
- a CDS encoding glycoside hydrolase family 27 protein, which produces MLRRSGRRLLHLLAAAALTVTASVTASAHSAASAAPGSPALTPPLGWNSWNSFGCGITEAQVRQAADAMVSSGMRDAGYRYVVVDDCWFDPQRDAAGNLRANPAKFPSGMKALGDYIHSKGLKFGIYQAPGERTCAQTVGTYPGSTGSKGHEAQDAATFASWGVDYLKYDWCSPSGTRDEQVARFTLMRDALRATGRPIVYSINPNSFHAPTGATYNWGEVADLWRTTEDLLDIWQNGNTNSYPMGVGNVLDITAPLAAQAGPGHWNDPDMLVVGRPGLSLTESRSHFALWALMGAPLMAGNDIRTMSADVSAILRNPRLLAVNQDPLGAGGRRVRDDGGTEVFAKALSDGSVAVGLFNRGGGTATVSTTAAQVGLSGGAFTLTDLWTGNASSTSGQISASVPAHGVAVFRVTGGSPQTATTSRLRGNASGRCLDVDNASTAAGATVLIWDCHTAANQLWTTWAGGEIRVFGDKCLDASNQGTTNGTRVITWPCNGQNNQKWTVGADGSVRNVHAGLCLDADRAGTANGTPLVLWTCNGQANQKWTRA